A single window of Polaribacter sp. SA4-10 DNA harbors:
- a CDS encoding LemA family protein, protein MKKWLIPVIVILVIVFGIYNWGKGFNNQAVVLQEDAKTTWSNVESSYQRRNDLIGNLVKTVQGAADFEKETLTDVINARAKATSVNINASDLTPEKMAQFQQAQAGMTGALSKLLVSVERYPELKANQNFLELQSQLEGTENRINVARDRFNEGVNNYNKHIKIFPNSLLAGVFNFDEMTRYKANVGSENAPDVNFNFKNKKE, encoded by the coding sequence ATGAAAAAATGGTTAATACCAGTAATAGTAATTCTTGTAATTGTATTTGGAATATACAATTGGGGAAAAGGTTTTAATAATCAGGCAGTTGTATTACAGGAAGATGCAAAAACTACTTGGTCTAATGTAGAGAGTTCTTATCAACGTAGAAATGACTTGATAGGTAACTTAGTAAAAACGGTACAGGGAGCTGCAGATTTTGAGAAAGAAACTTTAACAGATGTAATTAATGCAAGAGCAAAAGCAACTTCTGTAAATATAAATGCTAGTGATTTAACGCCAGAAAAAATGGCGCAATTTCAACAAGCGCAAGCAGGAATGACTGGCGCTTTATCTAAATTATTAGTATCTGTAGAACGTTACCCAGAATTAAAAGCAAATCAAAATTTCTTAGAATTACAAAGTCAATTAGAAGGAACAGAAAATAGAATTAATGTTGCTAGAGATCGTTTTAATGAAGGCGTAAATAATTATAATAAACACATTAAAATTTTCCCTAATTCTTTATTAGCGGGTGTTTTTAATTTTGATGAAATGACACGTTATAAAGCAAATGTTGGTTCAGAAAATGCACCAGATGTAAATTTCAATTTTAAAAATAAAAAAGAATAA
- a CDS encoding TPM domain-containing protein, producing MSKVEAFLSQEEEQEIISAIRVAEKNTSGEIRVHIEATSEKNHDDRSLEVFHMLKMNNTKDENAVLIYVAVKDKKFVIYGDKGINEVVPDDFWNTTKDVMQNHFKLGDFKQGLVAGILKAGEELQEHFPWQIDDEDELSNEISKG from the coding sequence ATGTCTAAAGTAGAAGCGTTTCTATCTCAAGAAGAAGAACAAGAAATTATTTCTGCTATTAGAGTGGCAGAAAAAAATACTTCTGGCGAAATTCGTGTGCATATTGAGGCTACCTCAGAAAAAAACCATGATGATCGTTCGTTAGAAGTATTTCATATGCTAAAAATGAACAACACTAAAGATGAAAATGCCGTGTTGATTTATGTTGCTGTAAAAGATAAGAAATTTGTTATTTATGGTGATAAAGGCATCAACGAAGTAGTTCCGGATGACTTTTGGAATACAACTAAAGACGTTATGCAAAACCATTTTAAACTTGGTGATTTTAAGCAAGGTTTGGTAGCAGGTATTTTAAAAGCAGGAGAAGAATTACAAGAACACTTTCCTTGGCAAATAGATGATGAAGATGAACTTTCTAATGAGATATCTAAAGGATGA
- a CDS encoding YgcG family protein translates to MKNLVSSIQYSVGSKLLVLVTFLFSLSLFSQGFKIPEKPKFQTSVYDYTGLLSASQKTSLESKLVRYSDTTSTQIVVAIISSTEGENIAYLGANWGEKWGIGQAKEDNGVLMLLAKDDRKITIQSGKGVEHLLTDFQSKRIIERVIIPEFKRGDFYAGLDKGSDYIFKTLNGEYQGTRKEASDSNPGFVFFVVIIIIFFILISRGNKNNRGKGKRYRKRSLAGDILQTIILSNAGRGGGSFGGGSFGGGGSSGGGFGGGFGGGSFGGGGSSGGW, encoded by the coding sequence ATGAAAAATTTAGTTAGTAGTATTCAGTATTCAGTTGGCAGTAAGTTATTAGTTTTAGTAACTTTTTTATTTTCATTAAGTCTTTTTTCACAAGGGTTTAAAATTCCTGAGAAGCCTAAGTTTCAAACAAGTGTTTATGATTACACAGGATTATTATCAGCAAGTCAAAAAACGAGTTTAGAAAGTAAGTTAGTTCGGTACTCAGATACAACATCAACACAAATTGTAGTTGCCATAATTTCATCTACAGAAGGTGAAAATATTGCATACTTAGGTGCAAATTGGGGTGAGAAGTGGGGTATTGGTCAAGCGAAAGAAGATAATGGGGTTTTGATGTTGTTAGCAAAAGATGACAGAAAAATTACCATCCAATCAGGTAAAGGAGTTGAACATTTACTTACTGATTTTCAATCAAAAAGAATTATAGAAAGAGTGATTATTCCTGAATTTAAGCGTGGCGATTTTTATGCTGGTTTAGATAAAGGATCTGATTACATTTTTAAAACTTTAAACGGAGAATACCAAGGAACTCGCAAAGAAGCATCCGATTCTAATCCAGGATTTGTCTTTTTTGTCGTCATTATAATTATCTTTTTTATTTTAATTTCTAGAGGAAATAAAAATAATAGAGGCAAAGGAAAACGTTACAGAAAAAGGTCTCTTGCTGGAGATATTTTACAAACCATTATTTTAAGCAACGCTGGTAGAGGTGGAGGAAGCTTTGGTGGTGGCAGTTTTGGTGGCGGAGGATCTTCTGGTGGAGGATTTGGCGGTGGTTTTGGTGGTGGAAGTTTTGGTGGTGGAGGATCTTCTGGAGGTTGGTAA
- a CDS encoding SdiA-regulated domain-containing protein, whose amino-acid sequence MKKIIYFLIPILLFSCQNFSQLKLISDLPKDLKEVSGTETTTGSAFIWMLNDGGNKPVLYGVSRKGKIKKEVKIKAKNHDWEDLTSDEKGNIYIGDFGNNSNKRKNLVILKVNKKELKKKKAQIEKIKFEYSTQKNFPPKKNQSFYDAEAFFYFQNALYIFTKSRVKNNFGTTSLYKIPSKEGKYKAKLISEFKNCKELECWITSADISPDKSKVVLLSQKNILVFSDFKGDDFFSGTLSVIPLKHSSQKEGVCFKNNNTLYITDEKSHGAGGNLYELKIN is encoded by the coding sequence ATGAAAAAAATTATTTATTTTTTAATCCCTATACTTTTATTTAGTTGTCAGAATTTTAGCCAATTAAAATTGATTTCAGATTTACCTAAAGATTTGAAAGAGGTTTCTGGGACTGAAACAACAACAGGTTCAGCGTTTATCTGGATGCTAAATGATGGTGGAAATAAGCCAGTGTTATATGGTGTTTCTAGAAAAGGGAAAATTAAGAAGGAAGTAAAAATTAAGGCAAAAAATCATGATTGGGAAGATTTAACTTCTGATGAAAAAGGAAATATTTACATAGGAGATTTTGGGAATAACTCAAACAAAAGAAAGAATCTGGTAATTCTGAAAGTAAATAAGAAGGAATTAAAAAAGAAGAAAGCACAAATTGAAAAAATAAAATTTGAATATTCAACTCAAAAGAATTTCCCTCCTAAAAAAAACCAATCTTTTTATGATGCTGAGGCATTTTTTTACTTTCAAAACGCGTTATATATTTTTACAAAAAGTAGAGTAAAAAATAATTTTGGTACTACTTCTCTTTATAAAATACCTTCAAAAGAAGGAAAATACAAAGCAAAATTAATTTCTGAATTTAAAAATTGTAAAGAATTAGAATGTTGGATAACCTCAGCAGATATTTCACCAGATAAAAGTAAGGTTGTGTTACTTTCTCAGAAAAATATATTGGTTTTTTCAGATTTTAAAGGAGATGATTTTTTCTCTGGTACGTTATCAGTTATTCCATTAAAACATAGTTCTCAAAAAGAAGGTGTGTGTTTTAAAAACAACAATACGTTGTATATTACAGATGAAAAATCTCATGGAGCTGGTGGTAATTTGTACGAACTTAAAATTAATTAA
- a CDS encoding DUF423 domain-containing protein, protein MSQFALIFASFYGLTAVIFGAFGAHLLKKKLTTDQLNSFETGVKYQMYHAIVLLIIGFQLPLNNSLDTYIIYAFILGTFLFSFSIYGLVISSAMDKKLKILGPITPLGGLFLVLGWGLLIYKFAVTFN, encoded by the coding sequence ATGAGTCAATTTGCATTAATTTTTGCTTCTTTTTATGGTTTAACAGCAGTAATATTTGGTGCTTTTGGTGCTCATTTATTAAAGAAAAAGCTAACAACAGATCAATTAAACAGTTTTGAAACTGGCGTAAAATATCAAATGTATCATGCCATTGTTTTATTAATTATAGGGTTTCAATTACCCTTAAATAATTCTTTAGATACATACATTATCTATGCATTTATTTTAGGAACATTCCTGTTTTCGTTTTCTATTTATGGATTGGTAATTTCTTCTGCAATGGATAAAAAACTAAAAATTCTAGGACCAATTACTCCACTTGGAGGTTTGTTTTTAGTTTTAGGCTGGGGTTTATTAATTTACAAGTTTGCAGTAACTTTTAATTAA
- a CDS encoding metallophosphoesterase codes for MNYYKKILYFFSFVLLTNCATSKIQFSEDQNIDIEKNPSEIEHAVYLIGDAGNSTIKEDSPALKYLKKHIKNAPKNGTLLFLGDNVYETGIPKKKSKKYPLAKRRIEAQTDVAKNFKGKSIFIPGNHDWYNGLDGLKREEKLVEKALGKKSFFPQNGCPLERVKISKDIVLIVVDTHWYLTNWDNHPKINDNCEIKTRNKFFDELEGLIKKSRGKTTIIALHHPMFTYGSHGGKYSLKSHLKPLPILGSLKNLIRKTSGLTNTDIQNKKYNELRKRIITLSQENDKTIFVSGHDHNLQYIVQDNLPQIVSGSGSKTTPTKLSGGAKFTYGAQGFAKLNIYKDGSSKVQFYSVNDDSIVYETKVLSADKKKTFTTFTERNLKEKKASIYTKEEVTKSKKYRFFWGERYRKYFGTEITAPTVNLDTLFGGLKPVRKGGGHQSKSLRLEDKEGREFVMRALRKNAIQYLQAVAFKDQYIEGQFEDTKTESLLADVFTGSHPYAPFTIGKLADAIGVYHTNPVLYYVPKQNSLGDFNDEFGGELYMIEERAASGHGDKASFGFSNEVISTDDLLKNLSKNENHILDEEAYIKARLFDMLIGDWDRHEDQWRWAVFKENKQTIYRPIPRDRDQAFSIFGDGALLNFATKIIPTLRLMKSYSKELKSPKWFNLEPYPLDMSLITNSKKPIWDKQVKIITSNISDKVIDDAFNNFPNEVKDQTVVEIKKKLIGRRKNLQKISDSYFKHINKFQVIKGTQKDDWFEIERLQNGKTKVVGYRIKKGKKSDVFHQRIYNYANTKEIWIYGLDDDDTFVVNGEGKNLIKLRIIGGQNNDVYTINNGDKVVIYDYKSKKNTFATKKGKVKLTDNYETNVYDYKKLKNNQNMIKPTIGFNPDDGLKIGFTNVYTAYGFNRNPFTSQHTLSSSFYFATNGYEINYLSEFANIFSNWNIGFNTTFTSPNYAINYFGLGNNSPNPEARDLEEEVYNRVKIKKLIAGSFINWKGELGAEIKIGVNYQTIKIENSLGRYINKKFNANNPIFDTQKFFNTEASYQFENSDNPAFTTLGMKTKLKVGYTSNINNDNDFGYFIPSISFYNKLISSGKLVLATKLKTHFTFGNRYEFYQAASIGGNDGLRGYRNQRFTGKNSFYHSSDIRLNLRQVKTSILPLNIGVYTGFDYGKVWGEQNLTINPIFNYKHWNYSYGGGVFFNAANLATGNIALFNSDDGLRLSFNLGFDF; via the coding sequence ATGAATTATTATAAAAAAATTTTATACTTTTTTTCTTTCGTTTTATTAACCAACTGCGCTACAAGTAAAATTCAATTTTCTGAAGATCAAAATATTGATATTGAAAAAAATCCATCAGAAATAGAACACGCTGTTTATTTGATTGGAGATGCAGGAAATTCAACTATTAAAGAAGATTCGCCCGCATTAAAATATTTAAAAAAACATATTAAAAATGCACCTAAAAATGGGACACTCCTTTTTTTAGGTGATAATGTTTATGAAACTGGAATTCCTAAGAAAAAATCTAAAAAATATCCTTTAGCAAAAAGAAGAATTGAAGCCCAAACTGATGTTGCAAAAAACTTTAAAGGAAAGTCTATTTTTATTCCAGGAAATCACGATTGGTATAACGGATTAGATGGTTTAAAAAGAGAAGAAAAATTAGTAGAAAAAGCTTTGGGAAAAAAATCTTTTTTCCCTCAAAATGGTTGTCCTTTAGAGAGAGTAAAAATTTCTAAAGATATTGTCTTAATTGTTGTTGATACGCATTGGTATCTAACAAACTGGGATAATCATCCCAAAATAAATGACAATTGTGAAATTAAAACAAGAAATAAGTTTTTTGATGAATTAGAAGGGTTAATTAAAAAATCTAGAGGCAAGACTACCATTATTGCACTGCATCACCCAATGTTTACATACGGATCACATGGAGGAAAATACTCATTAAAAAGTCATTTGAAACCATTACCAATACTCGGTTCTCTTAAAAATTTAATTAGAAAAACATCTGGACTTACAAATACGGATATCCAAAATAAAAAATACAACGAACTTAGAAAACGTATTATAACATTGTCTCAAGAGAATGATAAAACCATTTTTGTTTCTGGTCATGATCATAATTTACAATATATCGTACAAGACAATCTTCCTCAAATAGTTAGTGGTTCTGGTTCAAAAACGACTCCAACAAAATTATCTGGAGGAGCTAAATTTACTTATGGAGCGCAAGGTTTTGCTAAATTAAATATTTATAAAGACGGTTCTTCTAAAGTCCAATTTTATTCTGTTAATGATGACAGCATTGTTTATGAAACAAAAGTTTTATCAGCAGATAAAAAGAAAACATTTACAACTTTTACAGAAAGGAATTTAAAAGAAAAAAAGGCTTCAATTTACACAAAAGAAGAAGTTACAAAAAGCAAAAAATATCGATTTTTTTGGGGAGAACGTTATAGAAAATATTTTGGCACAGAAATTACTGCACCAACTGTAAATTTAGACACCCTGTTTGGCGGGTTAAAACCTGTGAGAAAAGGAGGTGGACATCAATCTAAATCTTTAAGACTTGAAGATAAAGAGGGAAGGGAGTTTGTAATGCGTGCTTTGCGTAAAAATGCCATTCAATATTTACAAGCGGTGGCTTTTAAAGATCAATATATAGAAGGGCAATTTGAGGATACCAAAACAGAAAGTTTATTAGCAGACGTTTTTACAGGTTCTCATCCTTATGCGCCTTTTACAATTGGAAAACTAGCTGATGCAATTGGTGTTTATCATACAAATCCTGTTTTATATTACGTTCCAAAACAAAATAGTTTAGGGGATTTTAATGATGAATTTGGAGGTGAATTATATATGATTGAAGAACGTGCTGCTTCTGGTCATGGAGATAAAGCGAGTTTTGGTTTTTCAAATGAAGTAATAAGTACAGATGATTTATTAAAGAATTTGAGTAAGAATGAAAATCATATTTTAGATGAAGAAGCGTATATAAAAGCACGATTATTTGATATGCTAATTGGAGATTGGGACAGGCATGAAGACCAATGGCGTTGGGCAGTATTTAAAGAAAACAAGCAAACTATTTACAGACCAATTCCAAGAGATAGGGATCAAGCATTTTCTATTTTTGGTGATGGAGCTTTGTTAAATTTTGCCACCAAAATAATTCCTACTTTACGTTTAATGAAATCTTATAGCAAAGAATTAAAAAGCCCAAAATGGTTTAATTTAGAGCCATACCCTTTAGATATGTCTTTAATTACTAATTCTAAAAAACCTATCTGGGACAAACAGGTTAAAATAATTACATCAAATATCTCTGATAAAGTTATAGATGACGCTTTTAATAATTTTCCAAATGAAGTAAAAGACCAGACTGTAGTAGAAATAAAAAAGAAACTAATTGGTAGAAGAAAAAATTTACAGAAAATTTCTGATTCTTATTTTAAACATATTAATAAATTTCAAGTTATAAAAGGAACTCAAAAGGATGATTGGTTTGAAATTGAAAGATTACAAAATGGTAAAACTAAAGTTGTAGGGTACAGAATAAAAAAAGGTAAAAAAAGTGATGTCTTTCATCAACGAATATATAACTACGCGAACACCAAAGAAATTTGGATTTATGGCTTAGATGATGACGATACATTTGTTGTAAATGGAGAAGGCAAAAACTTAATTAAATTAAGAATTATTGGTGGTCAAAACAACGATGTTTATACTATAAATAATGGTGACAAAGTTGTTATCTATGACTATAAATCAAAGAAAAATACTTTTGCAACTAAAAAAGGAAAAGTAAAACTAACCGATAATTATGAGACAAATGTGTATGATTATAAGAAGCTGAAAAATAACCAAAATATGATAAAACCAACAATTGGTTTTAATCCTGATGATGGTCTTAAAATTGGGTTTACAAATGTGTATACCGCTTATGGTTTTAATAGAAACCCATTTACATCACAGCATACACTTTCTAGTTCTTTTTATTTTGCAACTAATGGTTATGAAATTAATTATTTAAGTGAATTTGCTAATATTTTTAGCAATTGGAACATCGGTTTTAACACAACATTTACAAGTCCTAATTATGCAATAAATTATTTTGGATTAGGAAACAACTCACCAAATCCGGAGGCAAGAGATTTAGAAGAAGAAGTTTATAATAGAGTAAAAATAAAAAAATTAATTGCAGGTTCATTTATCAACTGGAAAGGAGAATTGGGAGCAGAAATTAAAATTGGTGTTAATTATCAAACTATTAAAATTGAAAATTCTTTAGGACGATATATCAATAAAAAATTCAATGCAAACAACCCAATTTTTGACACTCAAAAATTCTTTAATACAGAAGCAAGTTATCAATTTGAAAATAGTGATAATCCAGCATTTACAACTTTAGGAATGAAAACTAAATTAAAAGTTGGGTACACTTCAAATATTAATAATGATAATGATTTCGGCTATTTTATTCCGTCTATTTCTTTTTATAATAAACTTATATCAAGCGGGAAATTAGTTTTAGCTACCAAATTAAAAACTCATTTTACGTTTGGTAATCGTTATGAATTTTATCAAGCAGCAAGCATTGGAGGTAATGATGGTCTAAGAGGATATCGAAATCAGCGTTTTACAGGTAAAAACTCTTTTTATCATAGCTCAGACATTAGACTTAACTTAAGACAGGTTAAAACAAGTATTTTGCCTTTAAATATTGGAGTTTATACAGGTTTTGATTATGGAAAAGTTTGGGGAGAACAAAATCTAACAATCAACCCTATTTTTAACTACAAACATTGGAATTATTCTTATGGAGGTGGTGTTTTCTTTAATGCTGCAAATCTAGCAACAGGAAATATTGCTTTATTTAATAGTGATGATGGTCTAAGATTATCATTTAATTTAGGTTTCGATTTTTAA
- a CDS encoding nucleotidyltransferase family protein, with amino-acid sequence MKNIAVLILAAGKSSRMGFTKQLLKVGTKTLLERAIEAGKKSKATTLFCVLGANLDEIKNEISTENIEFIINKNYEKGLSSSIVTGINFIEKSQNNFDAVLITLADQPKVDSTYLNQLIETFNSNSGKIIASKYDDKIGVPAIFPKIFFKKLVLLEGDKGAKNLLNSKLENILAVVSDKLLDIDTKEDYKNYIN; translated from the coding sequence ATGAAAAATATTGCTGTTTTAATTTTAGCTGCTGGTAAATCTTCTAGAATGGGTTTCACAAAACAACTTTTAAAAGTTGGAACAAAAACACTTTTAGAACGTGCAATTGAAGCTGGGAAAAAATCGAAAGCAACTACACTTTTTTGTGTTTTAGGAGCAAATTTAGATGAAATTAAAAATGAAATTTCTACTGAAAATATTGAGTTTATTATTAATAAAAACTATGAAAAGGGATTAAGTTCAAGTATTGTTACAGGAATTAATTTCATAGAAAAAAGTCAAAATAATTTTGATGCAGTTTTAATAACTTTAGCAGATCAACCAAAAGTAGATTCGACCTATTTAAATCAATTAATTGAAACTTTTAATAGTAATTCTGGTAAAATCATAGCTTCAAAATATGATGATAAAATTGGCGTTCCTGCTATTTTTCCGAAGATATTTTTTAAAAAATTAGTACTTTTAGAAGGTGACAAAGGAGCTAAAAACTTATTAAACTCTAAATTAGAAAATATTTTAGCTGTTGTTTCTGATAAATTACTAGATATTGACACTAAAGAGGATTACAAAAACTATATAAATTAA
- a CDS encoding XdhC family protein — protein sequence MIHELKEIINQAVINQQKGLKNVLATVVYLEGSSYRKPGVRMLISEDFSVTGAVSGGCVEKEIIHRAKSVFDDNKPKIITYDGRYKLGCEGVLYVLIEPLCITHDFITHFSDATSKREAIKIESRFRKEDEAFGNFGSVVTFENKKQFEFSETFSTQNKHNLNLFSQIIQPSFKLIIIGGEHDAVKLCKVASNLGWEIDVITCVKDSKKIKNFPGANSVVGNSAETIQFTNIEENTAIVIMNHSYVQDLKYVVKLSEYKPKYIGILGAPNRRERLFNELFEFVPDISEDFLDIIYTPAGLHIGAQTPEEIAISIVAEILSVIRKKEPFSLRKLNGKIHN from the coding sequence ATGATCCACGAACTTAAAGAAATCATCAATCAAGCTGTTATCAACCAACAAAAAGGGTTAAAAAACGTGTTGGCAACTGTGGTGTATTTAGAAGGTTCATCTTACAGAAAACCAGGAGTTAGAATGCTAATTTCTGAAGATTTTAGTGTTACTGGAGCTGTTAGTGGAGGTTGTGTAGAAAAAGAAATTATTCACAGGGCAAAAAGTGTTTTTGATGATAACAAACCTAAAATAATTACATACGATGGTAGGTACAAGTTAGGTTGTGAAGGTGTTTTATATGTTTTAATTGAACCTTTATGTATCACTCATGATTTTATAACTCATTTTTCAGATGCAACTTCAAAAAGAGAAGCTATAAAAATTGAAAGTCGTTTTAGAAAAGAAGATGAAGCTTTTGGTAATTTTGGCTCTGTTGTAACTTTTGAAAACAAAAAGCAATTTGAGTTTTCTGAAACTTTTAGTACTCAGAACAAGCATAATTTAAACCTTTTTTCTCAAATAATACAACCCAGTTTTAAGCTAATTATAATTGGCGGGGAACACGATGCCGTTAAACTCTGTAAAGTAGCTTCTAATTTAGGTTGGGAAATTGATGTAATTACTTGCGTAAAAGACAGTAAAAAAATCAAGAATTTTCCAGGAGCAAATTCTGTTGTTGGGAACTCTGCAGAAACAATTCAATTTACGAATATTGAAGAAAATACTGCAATTGTAATTATGAATCATAGTTACGTGCAAGATTTAAAATATGTGGTAAAACTTTCTGAATACAAACCAAAATATATAGGAATTTTAGGTGCACCAAATAGAAGAGAACGTTTATTTAATGAGCTTTTTGAATTTGTTCCTGATATTTCTGAAGACTTTTTAGATATTATTTATACACCTGCAGGTTTACATATTGGAGCCCAAACTCCTGAAGAAATTGCAATTTCTATTGTTGCTGAAATTCTATCAGTAATTAGAAAAAAAGAACCTTTTTCTTTAAGAAAGTTAAATGGTAAAATTCATAATTAA
- a CDS encoding peptide-methionine (S)-S-oxide reductase, with the protein MELTKIAFGGGCHWCTEAVFQTLIGVEKIEQGWVSSTEKNSSFSEAVIVHFDVEKIALKILIEIHLLTHKSTSNHSMRSKYRSAIYYFTQHQKKEIIKITEELQSCFKNKIITKTLEFKGFKPSTVAFQNYYQTNPDKPFCKNYINPKLNFLLKEFSNQVNKCKVNHLITSI; encoded by the coding sequence GAGGTTGTCATTGGTGTACAGAAGCCGTTTTTCAAACTTTAATTGGTGTAGAAAAAATAGAACAAGGTTGGGTTTCATCAACAGAAAAAAATAGTAGTTTTTCTGAAGCTGTTATAGTTCATTTTGATGTTGAAAAAATAGCTTTAAAAATCCTGATTGAAATTCATTTATTAACGCATAAAAGTACTAGCAATCATTCTATGAGAAGTAAGTATCGTTCTGCTATTTATTATTTTACGCAACATCAAAAAAAAGAAATTATTAAAATTACCGAAGAATTACAATCGTGTTTTAAAAATAAAATCATCACAAAAACGTTAGAATTTAAGGGATTTAAACCATCTACTGTAGCGTTTCAGAATTATTATCAAACAAATCCCGATAAACCATTTTGCAAAAATTATATCAATCCAAAATTAAACTTTTTATTAAAAGAATTTTCAAATCAAGTCAATAAGTGTAAGGTAAACCACCTGATTACGTCTATCTAA